A portion of the Lolium rigidum isolate FL_2022 chromosome 1, APGP_CSIRO_Lrig_0.1, whole genome shotgun sequence genome contains these proteins:
- the LOC124651408 gene encoding agamous-like MADS-box protein AGL66 encodes MGRVKLPIKRIENNNNRHVTFSKRRNGLIKKAYELSVLCDIDIALLMFSPSRRLCPFSGRHGVEDVLLRYLNMSDHDRGEPIQNREYLISMLQRLKRESDMATQLANPGALNEKIEEIQQEIYASQQQLQISEERLRLFEPEPAAFGSTNEIDGCEKFLMDMLTRVVERKNYLLSNHMAFDPTAPGMQGPNGAPMYVHPAQAEGMGSFASDAALWAAEAGPSSGHHIFGATDPMIYLRDQDVYDANTQVAGLHGGGGDPCGGASDVAGSSSQADAWRQAYTCTELLSTLIPNAPFPLMQHCLGPDDQYLQAMPPAEMVVPAAAQDQVEASASCSYNMPTSDETGTPVLAYDSGAVPVPPPNIA; translated from the exons ATGGGGCGCGTGAAGCTGCCGATCAAGAGGATCGAGAACAACAACAACCGGCACGTCACCTTCTCCAAGCGCCGGAACGGCCTCATCAAGAAGGCATACGAGCTCTCCGTCCTCTGCGACATCGACATCGCACTCCTCATGTTCTCCCCATCGCGCCGACTATGCCCCTTCTCCGGCCGCCACGG GGTGGAGGACGTGCTTCTCCGGTACCTCAACATGTCGGACCACGACAGGGGCGA ACCAATACAGAATCGCGAG TACCTCATCAGCATGCTCCAGAGGCTCAAGCGCGAGAGTGACATGGCCACACAGCTAGCAAA CCCGGGGGCACTGAACGAGAAGATAGAG GAGATTCAGCAAGAGATATACGCCTCCCAGCAGCAGCTGCAAATCTCCGAGGAACGCCTCAG GCTGTTCGAGCCTGAGCCCGCGGCGTTCGGCTCCACCAACGAGATCGACGGCTGCGAGAAGTTCCTCATGGACATGCTCACCCGCGTCGTTGAGAGAAAG AATTACCTGCTGAGCAATCACATGGCGTTCGACCCGACGGCGCCCGGGATGCAG GGGCCGAACGGCGCGCCAATGTACGTGCACCCGGCGCAGGCGGAAGGCATGGGCTCCTTCGCCAGCGACGCCGCGCTGTGGGCCGCGGAGGCCGGGCCCAGCTCCGGCCACCATatcttcggcgccaccgaccccaTGATCTACCTCAG GGACCAGGACGTGTACGACGCCAACACGCAGGTGGCCGGgctgcacggcggcggcggcgacccgtGCGGCGGCGCGAGCGACGTCGCGGGGAGCAGCAGCCAGGCGGACGCGTGGCGGCAGGCCTACACCTGCACGGAGCTGCTGTCCACGCTCATCCCCAACGCGCCATTCCCTCTGATGCAGCATTGCCTGGGCCCCGACGACCAGTACCTGCAGGCGATGCCGCCGGCCGAGATGGTGGTGCCGGCAGCGGCGCAGGACCAGGTGGAGGCGTCGGCCAGCTGCTCCTACAACATGCCCACCAGCGACGAGACCGGCACGCCCGTCCTGGCCTACGACAGCGGCGCCGTGCCCGTGCCGCCGCCCAACATCGCCTGA
- the LOC124670330 gene encoding NDR1/HIN1-like protein 10 — translation MGTPYHLQSPRTIVTKIISMKQQAPALPESEESKLILQPRHTTTPAMWFAAIVCFVFSVLLILTGLIILIVFLTVKPRTPSFDVANAALNSIYVGSPSAYFNGDMVLVANVTNPNQKMGVSFHSGTMELFFRGRLVAAQALPSFAQRRGQFTVVNVHMVSSQVELPPEVAMELVNQMKRNKILYTIRGSFKVREKFWSWHYSYRMTAICDLELTAPPSGVLLDRRCTISK, via the coding sequence ATGGGTACTCCGTACCACCTCCAGTCTCCAAGAACCATCGTCACCAAGATCATCAGCATGAAGCAGCAGGCGCCGGCGCtaccggagtcggaggagtccaaGCTCATCCTCCAACCGCGGCACACGACCACGCCGGCGATGTGGTTCGCCGCCATCGTCTGCTTCGTCTTCagcgtcctcctcatcctcactGGCCTCATCATCCTCATCGTCTTCCTGACGGTGAAGCCCAGGACGCCATCCTTCGACGTTGCCAACGCCGCGCTCAACAGCATCTACGTCGGCTCCCCCTCGGCCTACTTCAACGGcgacatggtcctcgtcgccaacGTCACCAACCCCAACCAGAAGATGGGCGTGTCGTTCCACTCCGGCACCATGGAGCTCTTCTTCCGTGGCAGGCTCGTGGCGGCGCAGGCGCTGCCGTCCTTCGCGCAGCGGAGGGGGCAGTTCACCGTCGTCAACGTCCACATGGTGTCCAGCCAGGTGGAGCTGCCGCCGGAGGTGGCGATGGAGCTGGTGAAccagatgaagaggaacaagatccTCTACACCATCAGGGGATCCTTCAAGGTCCGGGAGAAGTTCTGGTCCTGGCACTACAGCTACCGGATGACTGCGATCTGTGACCTGGAGCTCACTGCACCTCCATCTGGAGTTCTTCTTGACAGGAGATGCACAATATCAAAGTGA
- the LOC124670240 gene encoding elongator complex protein 2-like, whose product MPPTAGDLAGARAGAEAERVFIGAGCNRVVNNVSWGACGLVAFGAQNAVALFSPSRGEIVTTLPGHKAAVNCTLWLPTKKDVLQVRHRETHYLLSGSSDGAIMAWKIGSGKGEWSHALELPAMHKKGVTCLAGRMVSDTVSIFASTSSDGTVVIWEMAVEPTTSGSCKVSCLHSLSVGLKPMVSLSLAVLPEQEGRLILAMGGLDHKVHIYCGDLSGKFAKACELKGHSDWIRSLDFSLPVMMGSEKHSLFLVSSSQDKTIRIWKMTSDSISSSSMIQPRKENIGMASYIEGPLFVVGNASYQVSLESLLVGHEDWVYSVEWQPPMLLLNAEAHQPMSILSASMDKMMMIWRPEKTTGLWINSVTVGELSHSALGFYGGHWEPDGKSILAHGYGGFFHMWRDVGLESENWQPQVVPSGHFAPVSDLTWSRSGEYLLTVSHDQTARIFAPWRSHVNPGDVICWREIARPQIHGHDINCVAFIQGTGNHRFVCGADEKVSRVFEATLSFLRTLQEATLLKPDNEDFDDVQVLGANMSALGLSQKPIYTHGGKESPSTTSNDGPDSMETIPDAVPTVFTEPPVEDQLAWHTLWPESHKLYGHGNELFSICCDHAGKLVASSCKAQSAPVAEIWLWEVGTWKAVGRLQSHNLTVTQMEFSSDNAFLLSVSRDRHLSIFSIKKTEEGAQHHLVTKHEAHKRIIWACSWNPFGYEFATGSRDKTVKIWCVQDASSVKLLATLPLFRDSVTALSWTGRDRARNAGIIAVGMDNGLIELWSVSGGRAASDVSSDPSALSVACMLRFDPLMCHVSTVHRLRWQKSDSSDEKSALELASCGADHCTRVFAVRDS is encoded by the exons ATGCCGCCGACGGCCGGGGATCTCGCCGGAGCTCGCGCGGGAGCGGAGGCGGAGAGGGTATTCATCGGCGCCGGATGCAACCGCGTTGTGAACAACGTCTCGTGGGGCGCTTGTGGCCTCGTCGCCTTCGGCGCCCAGAACGCCGTCGCCCTTTTCTCCCCTTCG AGAGGGGAGATCGTGACGACGCTCCCGGGGCACAAGGCGGCGGTGAACTGCACGCTCTGGCTGCCAACCAAGAAGGATGTACTCCAAG TTCGACACAGGGAGACACACTATCTCCTGTCAGGAAGTTCTGATGGTGCTATTATGGCATGGAAGATTGGTTCTGGGAAAGGCGAG TGGTCTCATGCTTTGGAACTGCCAGCAATGCACAAGAAAGGTGTCACCTGTCTTGCTGGAAGGATGGTGTCGGATACTGTTTCAATTTTCGCTTCCACCTCCTCAGATGGTACGGTGGTTATTTGGGAAATGGCAGTTGAGCCGACTACTAGTG GCAGCTGCAAGGTGTCGTGTTTGCATTCTCTTTCTGTTGGCTTAAAGCCAATGGTTTCACTTTCATTGGCGGTGTTGCCGGAACAGGAAGGCCGTCTGATTTTAGCAATGGGAGGGTTAGATCATAAGGTCCACATCTATTGCGGGGATCTGTCAGGCAAG TTTGCTAAAGCCTGTGAACTTAAGGGCCATTCTGATTGGATTAGAAGTTTAGACTTCTCTTTACCTGTGATGATGGGTAGTGAAAAGCACAGCCTTTTTCTTGTTAGCTCGTCCCAGGACAAAACCATTAGGATATGGAAAATGACTTCAGATTctatttcttcttcctccatgaTACAGCCAAGGAAGGAGAATATTGGGATGGCCTCCTATATTGAAGGTCCTCTATTTGTGGTCGGTAATGCAAGTTACCAGGTATCTTTGGAGTCTCTTCTTGTTGGGCATGAGGATTGGGTATATTCAGTAGAGTGGCAGCCTCCTATGCTGTTACTGAATGCTGAAGCTCATCAGCCAATGAGTATATTATCTGCATCTATGGACAAGATGATGATGATATGGAGGCCAGAGAAAACTACTGGCCTTTGGATAAATTCCGTGACAGTTGGTGAATTAAGTCACTCAGCACTTGGATTTTATGGTGGCCATTGGGAACCTGATGGAAAATCTATTCTTGCGCATGGCTATGGTGGATTTTTTCATATGTGGAGAGATGTTGGACTGGAGTCTGAAAATTGGCAGCCTCAGGTTGTCCCATCTGGTCATTTTGCACCAGTGTCTGACTTAACATGGTCCAGATCTGGCGAATATTTACTAACAGTTAGCCATGACCAG ACTGCACGCATATTTGCTCCTTGGAGAAGTCATGTCAACCCAGGAGATGTGATTTGTTGGCGCGAAATCGCTCGTCCACAAATTCATGGGCATGATATTAATTGTGTGGCATTCATTCAGGGTACAGGAAACCACCGGTTTGTTTGTGGTGCTGATGAAAAGGTCTCTAGAGTCTTCGAAGCTACTTTATCATTCCTGAGGACCCTACAGGAAGCAACTTTGTTGAAACCTGACAACGAGGATTTTGATGATGTGCAAGTCCTTGGAGCAAATATGTCTGCTCTTGGGCTTTCACAGAAACCTATATATACACATG gaggaaaggaatcccCAAGCACTACTTCTAACGATGGTCCAGATTCTATGGAGACGATCCCCGATGCAGTGCCAACTGTGTTTACTGAGCCTCCTGTGGAGGACCAACTTGCATGGCATACCTTATGGCCTGAATCTCACAAACTTTATGGGCATGGAAATGAACTCTTTTCCATCTGCTGTGATCATGCAGGGAAGCTTGTTGCATCATCATGCAAG GCTCAATCAGCACCAGTTGCTGAGATCTGGCTCTGGGAGGTTGGAACATGGAAAGCTGTTGGCCGATTGCAGTCTCACAATCTGACAGTTACACAAATGGAGTTTTCCTCTGACAATGCTTTTCTGTTGAGCGTATCAAGGGATCGCCACTTGTCCATATTTTCGATCAAGAAAACAG AGGAAGGAGCACAGCATCACCTGGTTACAAAGCATGAAGCACACAAAAGAATCATATGGGCATGCTCGTGGAATCCATTTGGGTACGAATTTGCAACTGGTTCAAGGGACAAGACTGTCAAGATATGGTGTGTTCAAGATGCATCTTCCGTCAAGCTGCTTGCAACATTGCCTCTGTTCCGTGACAGTGTGACAGCATTGTCATGGACAGGCAGGGACCGTGCTCGTAATGCTGGTATCATTGCTGTTGGCATGGATAATGGACTGATCGAACTCTGGAGTGTTTCAGGTGGTCGAGCTGCTTCAGATGTTAGCTCAGATCCGTCTGCGCTCAGTGTCGCATGCATGCTCCGGTTTGATCCTCTGATGTGTCATGTGTCAACTGTGCACCGTTTGCGGTGGCAGAAATCTGACTCGTCTGATGAGAAATCAGCACTTGAGCTGGCTTCTTGTGGAGCTGATCACTGCACGAGGGTGTTTGCCGTCCGTGATAGTTGA